The genomic region tttgcggtgtgtttgccgagatccgatgaattgtgggtttatgatcaagattatctatgatcaatatttggttcttctctgaattcttatatgctggatttgatatctttgcaagtctcttcaaattatcggtttagtttggcctactagattgatctttcttgcaatgggagaagtgcttagctttgggttcaatcttgcagtgtcctttcccagtgacagcaggggcagcaaggcacatattgtattgtttccatcgaggataaaaagatggggtttatatcatattgcttgagtttatccctctacatcatgtcatcttgcctaaaacgttactctgttcttatgaacttaatactctagatgcatgttggatagcggtcgatgtgtggagtaatagtagtagatgcagaatcgtttcactctacttgacacggacgtgatgcctatgttcatggtcatgcctagatattctcataactatgcacttttctatcaattgctcggcagtaatttgttcacccaccgtaatatatgctatcatgagagaagccactagtgaaacctatggcccccgggtctattttacatcatattagtttccagtCAGCTTGCCAATTtctgttgccgtttattttgcaatgtttactttccaatctatacaacaaaaataccaaaaatatttatcttattatctctatcagatctcacttttgcaagtggccgtgaatggattgacaacccctttatcgcgttggttgcgtggttcttgattgtttttgcaggtactaggtgatttgtgtgtagtctcctactggattgataccttggttctcaaaaactaagggaaatacttacgctacattgctgcatcacccttttctcttcaagggaaaaccaacgcatgctcaagaggtagcacttaccaccaatgtcttattttgattcggcggtatttttggatgaaatggcccagaccaaccttacatgaccatgttcattagaccggttccaccgacatacatgcaactagttttgcataaagatggctggcgggtgtctgtttctccaactttagttgaatcaaatttgactgccgccggtcctttttgaaggttaaaacagcaaacttgatatatcaccgttgtggttctgatgtgtaggtaagaacagttcttactagatgcccgtagcagccacgtaaaacttgcaatgacaaagtagaggacgtataacttgtttttgcatggcatgttgtgatgtgatatggtcaagacatgatgtgatatacgttattgtatgagatgatcatattttgtaaaagttgtaggcaactggcaggagccttatggttgtcgctttattgtatgaaatgcaaacgccatgtaattgctttactttataactatgtgttagcgatagttgtagaagcaatagttggcaagacgacaatgacgctacagtggagatcaaggtgtcaagctggtgacgatggaaatcatgacgctgctttggagatggagatcaaaggcacaagatgatgatggccatatcaagtcacatattttgattgcatgtgatgtttatattttatgcatcttatttttcttagtatcgcggtagtattataagatgatccctcactaaaatttcaaggtataagtgttctccctgagtatgcaccgttgcatcAGTTCggtgtgctgagacaccacgtgatgatcgggtgtgataagctctacgttcacatacaacgggtgcatgacagttttgcacatgcgaaatacttgggttaaacttgacgagcctaacatgtacagacatggcctcggaacacttgagaccgaaaggtcgaacgtgaatcatatagtagatatgatcaacatagagatgttcaccattgaagactactccatctcacgtgatgatcgaacatggtttagtcgatttggatcacgtatcatttagatgacttgagggatgtctatctaagtgggagttcttaagtaatatgattaattgaacttaatttatcatgaacttagtcttgatagtatttgcaaatcatgttgtaggtcaatagctcgcgttatagctctcctatgttttttgatatgttcctagagaaaactaagttgaaagatgatagtagcaatgatgccgactgggtccgtgatctgaggattaccctcattcctgcacataagaattatgtccttgatgcaccgctaggtgacagacctattgcaggagtagatgcatacGTTGTGAGcgtttggcaagcttgatatgatgactacttgatagtttagtgtgccatgctttacggcttagaaccggggctgcaaaacgttttgaacaccacggagcatatgagatgttccaagagctgaaattggtatttcagactcatgcccgtgtcgagaggtatgagacctctgacaagtaatttgcctacaagatggaggagaatggctcagccagtgagcatgtgctcagtatgtctgggtactacaatcgcttgaatcaagtgggagttaatcttgcagataagatagtgattgacagagttctctagtcactatcaccaagctagtaggacttcgtgatgaactataatatgcaagggataacgaaaatgattcccgagctcttcgcgatgctgaaatcagcaaaggtagaaatcaagaaagagcatcaagtgttgatggttaacaagaccactagttttaaggaaaagggcaaggaaaagaaagggaactacaAGAAGAATGCAAgtaagttgccgctcccatgataaagcccaaaactagacctaagcctgaaactgagtgcttctactacaaagggaatggtcactagaagcggaactaccgcaaatacttggcggataagaaggatggcaaagtgaacaaaggtatatttgatatacatgttattgatgtgtactttactagtgttcatagtaacccttgggtatttgataccgtttCAGTTGCGAAGATTAGTCTCGAAACGACAGCAACGGACGCGCGAGATAACAGGAGCAGCTGAGCCCGGGCTCCAAATCGCCGCTCTCATTTAAATCTAATTATTTCAATATGATAGCGGCGTGAGGACCTCCTGTCCCCTGGTTGATGTCATTGACCACTCCCTGGCAATCCGATGCCACCACAATATTCTAAATGCCGAGGTCTCCTGCCAGTGCAAGAGACTCCCCGCAAGCGAAAGTTTCCAAGATCATCGGATCCTTAACCCCTTGAAATGCGGTAGTTTCCAAAATCACCGGATCCTTAACCCCTTGAAACATCACTGCAGATGACCTACATTTCCATGTCTATTGCATGCAACCACTCCATCGGCATTTTATTTTTTAACAAATTTTGTGAAATTTTTTTTGAACAAATTTTGTGGCGGAGGGAGCCACCTCTTTTTTTTGAACATGTCATGACTCAAGAGTCCTCCATAGCTTTTCGACCAAAAGAAATTTCGAAAAAAAACTTTTTCCatgaaaaaacgcgttttttttctttcacgagagtcacgccGTGCCTATCGAAAACggaaaaaatgcattttctgttttttgtcttttcgcgagagtcacggttttgtttccgtgagaggcacggttgtgctttcgcgagagtcacggtcgtgcctctcaaaaacggaaaaaatgcgttttctgttttttttcctttcgcgagagtcacggttttgcttctgcgagaggcacggttgtgctttcgcgagaatcacagccgtgcctctcagaaacgaaaaaaacgcgttttctgtttttttttcttgcacgagagtcacgattttgcttccgcgagaggcacgggtgtgctttcacgagagtcacggccgtgcctcctcgaaaacgaaaaaacacgttttctcttttttttttccgcgagagtcacggttttgcttccgcaagaggtacggttgtgatttcgtgagacgCACGGACGtgtctctttcggaaaggaaaaaaaccgtgctcccggttcggtttttccgttcgtttttttgtgaaaaaaagttcgtcaaaacctatcaacctGGTATCTAGgtttgaagatctcgatgcgaaaaatccaacggtgaaaacggtttgagatttggacgcacggtttaagagataaaatattttgaataaacggatttaCGAAAAAGGGAAaacccaggttgcgacaagtggcgcgctgcatgtgcgccacttgtcgcaacctaagGAGTTGGAGCGaattgttttttgctttttgtGGTCAATCCTTTGCTATGTGGCTCGTACATTATTAAACATGAACGTATGTATGTGACCCACATTTCAGAATGATTaaatatgtactcccttcgtttttaaatataagttgttttagacattttaaatggattacgacatacgaatgtatgtagacttattttagagtatagattcactcattttgcttcgtatatagtcacttgtttgaatctctaaaaaaacttacaTTTAAGAATGGAGAGAGTACGTATGTATTAGTATAAATTAGACCATGTATATATGTGACCTACATTTCATATTAATCGGGCAGCCCATCGAGTAACCCATGGGCGTAAACCtatgcccataccctacccacAACTAACCGGGTTATTCCGCGTTCATGGGTGTACATAAAGACCCATACCCTAGCCATTCGGGTCGGATGCCATGGGCATGCGTACCCATGGGTCGAATTGCCGGGTTGACTTAGGAGTACATAGATGAACTGAAACAGACACAATTAGAACTGTTGAAGCCCACCCAATGTCCCAATCCCATCCAGGTCCAGCCCACGCGCACGTAACAGGCCGACGGCCCTCAAGGCCTCGACTGCTCCTTCTCCTGCACCTATAAAAAAAGCTGCTCTCCTGCAGTCCTGCAGCTgcagtttctcaaaaaaaaaaaaaatgctCCCCTGCTGTATTTCTCAAGAAAGAAAAAACTGCTCTGCATCTGCAgccgacgggggcggcggcggacgccagACGGCACCTGCAGGCTGCCCGCCAAGTGGTGGCGGCAGCGCGGCAAGCAAGCAAGCAGCCTACGCCGGCGGCCGGTCCCAGGACCTCTAGGCGACGGCCGTATTCCTCCTCTGTCGTCGCCACTTCCAAGTTGCAAGGTATCCCGTATTCCCCTTGCATCCAGCAATTTTGGTATGTTCCTAGTGCTCGGTTGGATCTCATCCATCTTATATGACTATGTCCTCTTCTTTGACACCCTAGTAGGTCTAAAAAGAATTCCGTCTAGTTTGGATGCTTTGTCAATTTGGTGGATGATGACTAGGGTAGCTGATGGATTAGATCAGTGTAAATCCAGGAACTACTGCTCATTTGTGTCTGGTAGAATATTGAGTCTGTAATACAAAAAGATTAGTCATAGATTGGTGGTGGTTGGCCACCTCAAGTTAATGGGAGAGGAAAGGGGATGAGTGGTCTTGTCTTTTCCTTGTATTATTTGATAAAATTCATAACGAAAATGTTTGATGAAATTCTAGAAGGAATCTGATTTTTTTAAACTATTATCGATATATTGCCGCAATGATACTTTGCTACTGTTATCGATATATGGTCATTGAGTCATTGATGTTGCTAGCTTACTGCACATTTGTTGTCCTATATATTATATAGGCTTCGTCGGTATGGGGAACCTAGCTGAGAGCATCGCATGTGGCGTGGCGGCGTCGGGTGTCCTCTCGGCCTCCGCCATCCGCACCACGGTCCACCGTCACCCTGAGCGCTGCGCCGCCTTCGCCTCCCTTGGCGCCACCATCCTCGCCTCCAACGCCCAGGTCAGTCTATTCCCCCATCTGATTGAGACCCTGCCTCCATATGCTCGAAGCAGCGAAGTATCTCTGTCCATCACGTGTTTAAGCTTGACAAACACTCCGTTTTTTTCTCTTCTCATCGTAGGTTGTCGAGGACAGTGATGTGATCGTCATCTCTATCAAGCCTCAGATTGGTAAGCGTACTAGGTAGTATTGTTAGCCCCTGAAGGCAATCAATCACTGATGCATCTCGCAAACTTTTGTTCTCGAGATAGTATTTGCTAGTCCATGAAAGCAACCACTGATGCCCCAGATTTATAATAACTCTGGCTTTTGTTTTGCGCGCTTATGAATTACCCACATATGAAATTGCAGTGAAGAAGGTTCTGGTTGAGCTCAAGCCCTTGCTGTCTGAAGAAAAGCTTCTGGTGTCCATTACTGCTGCTATTAAAAATGAAAGATTTACAGATTGGCCAGTGTATTCAGGGTTTACTGAACTTCTGAAACTTTAATTTTGGTAAAATCACCCTCCATCAAAATTGTATAAGTTGAGCGATGCACCATTTTTTTCCATAAGAATAAGACCGACAGTTAAGCCGCAGTATGTCAACATACATCACCATTTCCATTTTCGTTCTTTCTCTTTTAATTACAGGATCAGTTATCTCAACAACTGAGTGTTGAGCGATGCACCATTATCTCCCCATAATAAGAATATGCCGACCACTCCCTCGGCCACATCATTACttggaaaaggcctactaatgccGCATCAGTTTtgtctactaatggcgcactactggtgatACTAATGGCTTAATcttgggtcactatggcttaatctcaagtcaatatgcttaatctcaggtcaaatcgcactctgtggtcaaacttcccgaaaggtcacccatcctcacactactcctgcccaagcacgcttaacttcagagctctatccaaccccaacaccagctcacttcacagacacttgttgatatatctagcatatcaatcctattaaaccttattaatgtttaggactttgttcatgttcatgagtgtgatgaaattttgaaaaaatatttcaaacttccgttcatattacgtatcatattttgaaaaaaaatcctgaaaaaaatgaaactatttttttctgttactagtgacgcacctagcatacggtgcgccactagtaagtttgaatttttttattttttttccttctagatcttaaaagccccgtaactttttttctgttaaattcggatgtaacttttcgagtagatgatttttcatatagaaactttttaatccgagttcgtatgcaaatgttatgcccattttacaaatttcaaaaatattttacaaataaagtcgaaattcatatttgtaaattttcccaacaactagaccacatatcacatgggaaagttaaaacaacaacaacaacaacaaagcctttagtcccaaacaagttggggtaggctagaggtgaaacccataagatctcgcaaccaactcatggctctggcacatggatagcaagcttccacgcacccctgtccatagctaactctttggtgatactccaatccttcaggtctctcttaacggactcctcccatgtcaaattcggtctaccccgccctctcttaaCATTcttcgcacgctttagccgtccgctatgcactggagcttctggaggcctgcgctgaatatgcccaaaccatctcagacgatgttggacaagcttctcctcaattggtgctaccccaactctatctcgtatatcatcattccggactcgatccttcctcgtgtggccacacatccatctcaacatacgcatctccgccacacctaactgttgaacatgtcgccttttagtcggccaacactccgcgccatacaacattgcgggtcgaaccgccgtcctgtagaatttgccttttagcttttgtggcactctcttgtcacagagaatgccagaagcttggcgccacttcatccatccggctttgattcgatggttcacatcttcatcaataccctcatcctcctgcaacattgaccccaaataccgaaaggtgtccttccgaggtaccacctgtccatcaaggctaacctcctcctcctcacatgggaaacttattttcttttatttttttacattctcatcattttcttttattttttttaaaactgaaaaggcgatccatggggaggtggggaggggggggggtgcatgcgagggaatttttgggccaagttagtaatggcgcaccgtgggagtggtgcgccattactagtttaatggcgcaccactcccatggtgcgctattactagttttcaaaaaatattaaaaaaagttgaaaaaaattactagtggcgcaccgtggatgtggtttaactagtaatggtgcacttaaTAACaagttttttatatattttttcaaaactactaatggcgcaccaggggatagtgcgacattactagttaaacttgtaatggcgcaccacatccacggtgcgccattagtaaattatttttttcaaaactagtaatggcgcactatcccctgatgcgccattactagttttgaaaaaaaaactgatttttttttaaatttactaatggcacaccgtttttttttcaaaactagtaatgacgcaccgtggatgtggtgcgccattactagttttgaaaaaaaattaaaaaaaatcttgttactaatggcgcaccgtggatgtggtgcgccattagtatttggacactaatggcgcatcaacacatggtgtgccattagtatatagtagtggcacaccacatgtctggtgcgccattagtgtcaatttcatctatagctttttcctagtagtggatatGTTAACTTGCAATCTATCCATTACACACATATGTAATTTCAAGCTTGTTAACTAATCGCTCTTATGAAGCTATCACTTGAGTAGAATTATGTGGCGTGATACTTTAAAGAAATGTGAACTCTTCTTTGTTCCCGTAACGAGTCTAAGTACATGCTAGGCAGTATGTCCCATGGATTCGCTCCATTGTTATTTTTAATGACTGATTCTAACATGACCTTTCATTCTATTTTCATTCCTCTTTTATTTTTAGTGTCTAATGATATACCAATGTTTACCTAATTGAAATGCCAAGGATTTTGCTTTAAAATCTCCAAGTATCGGTCTGCTTTGTCGATTCATTATTATCTATGATTGTAATTTTTAATTTGTAGCGGTCTTACACGCAACACATTATCTACTTGTAGTATTTTACCAGTGaggttttgattttttttatcatTGGTAGAAATTCTGTAATGCTAGTAGATTTGCTAAATGGAGATAGTATTACTATGCACTTCCTTCCTGCTTTTCACACTATTGGAATTGTATCTTTCTTGCTGATGTTGTTGCATTTATTTAGTGATGTGCCTCCTAAATGGAGATCATTTGCAGTGGCATGGAAAAGGGGGTTCCCTCTTGGGCTGCCTAAAAAGCATGTTGCTTGGGCAGACCTCTGCTCGGCCTTAGATCCGTCTCCTCGATGAGTACGCCGTGCCCATGGTGATTCTCAAAAGAAAGGATTCCTTGATGGACAGGACATGTGAATGCTTTAGATTTCTGACTTTAGAGACGAGCGGCGGCAGGCGCGCCGCTTGCCTCATCTTTGGTGAGACAGACTTGGCTAGGGCCTTCCACTACTCATTGTCGTCGGAGATGTCAACGATCTCCGTGCCGGGCTCCGGGTAGATGGTTACCTGCTGCAACGCTGGCTCCTCCTCCTCTAGATTGGCGAACATTTCGTTGATCTCCATCTGTCGCTGGCGGAGGAAGCAATGGttggcctccacctccacctctgaTTGGATGGAGTCAAGGATGGCATGTTGCTCCGCTTTGGACACCTCGAGCTCTGCCAGTGCCTCAGGCATGCCGAAGCCCACAGCCTgatccgtctcctcctcctcctccaactctgcATCTGTCGTGGCCGCGTccacttcctccacctcctcctccggcttcaGCGAGTCCGAAGTTAGGCCTGCGACGTTTTGAGCTTCGCACCTAGCTCGGATCTGCTCAAGGAACTGTAGTCGGCGTTCCCGCGTGAGCATAGCATAGGTCGTGACCCGGCGACGGGGCATGGCTAGTGGAATGTGAAGGTGAACGACAAGGGGAATGTGGCAGTGGCTAATGGGAAGGGAGAGAATGTGGACGGGGTAGGGTTTGAGTCCGGGCGTCTGGCTTAAATAGCTGGACTAGAGCCCTCGGGCAGCGCGTTGGAGCTACGCCATTGAGAATCGGAGGAGACGCCGGCTGGACTGATGGTTTTCGGAGTGTTTCTGCATCGGCCCGAGCTGTCAATCCGACGTTTAGGGCTGGTATGAGGAGGCTGTCTTAGTCGGTTTTTTTTTTACCAGATCATCTGTCCATGCGTTTGAGGCCAGTTTGAGACGCCAGGATGTAGATGCTCTAACATAAATGATGTGAaagcaaaacaggttagcccaaaaGGAAAAACtgcattcgcatgcagctgctccTGGTGGAAAAATTAAACGCCAGCCCTTGCCGCTGCCATCCTCGAAACAACACATTTTCCTTCTTCATTGGAATATGACTTATTAAAATGAACGGTCAAGGTTGCAGCGTGACAGGAACACCAGAATGCAAGCTAGCCCTAAAGTCTCATGGGACCACATAACCAAAGACTGTCTATAGCATCTCTATCTATTCCCATAGCATCAAATTGTTTTGCACCGTCTGCGAAACATCTAAATTTGGGGTATACAATAGATCAAGCGGCGCAGATTACGACGCCGATGGTTCTGGCTCTTTCCTCGTCCTCCCCTTGTTTACAAC from Triticum aestivum cultivar Chinese Spring chromosome 4A, IWGSC CS RefSeq v2.1, whole genome shotgun sequence harbors:
- the LOC123082591 gene encoding pyrroline-5-carboxylate reductase gives rise to the protein MGNLAESIACGVAASGVLSASAIRTTVHRHPERCAAFASLGATILASNAQVVEDSDVIVISIKPQIVKKVLVELKPLLSEEKLLVSITAAIKNERFTDWPVYSGFTELLKL